The following are encoded together in the Glycine soja cultivar W05 chromosome 5, ASM419377v2, whole genome shotgun sequence genome:
- the LOC114412882 gene encoding UDP-glucuronate 4-epimerase 6-like, whose product MASSPDTSKTIKLVRNNSYLRRLNISFKILFLLLALLLLYTLSTHHHHLPLSSAWENQVRHSALPRRPNGMSVLVTGAAGFVGSHCSLALKKRGDGVLGLDNFNPYYDPSLKRARQHLLAKHRILIIEADLNDAPLLAKLFDVVSFSHVLHLAAQAGVRYAMQNPQSYVASNIAGFVTLLEASKTSNPQPAIVWASSSSVYGLNNESPFSELHRTDQPASLYAATKKAGEAIAHTYNHIYGLSLTGLRFFTVYGPWGRPDMAYFFFTKSILQGKPIDVYQTQDEREVARDFTYIDDVVKGCLGALDTAEKSTGGGGKKHGAAQLRVYNLGNTSPVPVGKLVSVLETLLRVKAKKHVIKMPRNGDVPFTHANVSLAWRDFGYKPTTDLATGLRKFVQWYVGYYGVRLGVEKEKISLD is encoded by the coding sequence atggcATCTTCACCGGACACCAGCAAAACCATAAAGCTGGTGCGTAACAACAGCTACCTCCGCAGACTCAACATATCCTTCAAaatcctcttcctcctcctcgcCCTCCTCCTCCTTTACACCCTTTCcacccaccaccaccacctccccCTCTCCTCCGCCTGGGAGAATCAGGTCCGCCACTCCGCCCTCCCTCGCCGCCCCAACGGCATGTCGGTGCTTGTCACCGGCGCCGCGGGCTTCGTCGGCTCCCACTGCTCCCTGGCCCTCAAGAAGCGCGGCGACGGCGTCCTCGGCCTCGACAACTTTAACCCCTACTACGACCCCTCCCTAAAACGCGCCCGCCAACACCTCCTGGCGAAACACCGAATCCTCATCATCGAAGCCGACCTAAACGACGCGCCGTTGCTCGCCAAGCTCTTCGACGTCGTTTCCTTCTCCCACGTCCTCCACCTCGCAGCACAAGCGGGCGTCCGCTACGCCATGCAGAACCCCCAGTCCTACGTGGCATCCAACATCGCCGGCTTCGTCACCCTTCTAGAAGCTTCCAAAACCTCCAACCCCCAGCCCGCCATCGTTTGGGCCTCTTCCAGTTCCGTCTATGGGCTCAATAATGAAAGCCCATTCTCCGAACTCCACCGTACGGACCAGCCCGCGAGCCTCTACGCCGCAACTAAAAAAGCCGGCGAGGCCATCGCGCATACCTACAATCATATCTATGGACTCTCCCTCACCGGATTGCGCTTCTTCACTGTTTACGGGCCCTGGGGAAGGCCCGACATGGCTTACTTTTTCTTCACTAAGTCCATCCTCCAGGGAAAGCCCATTGACGTGTACCAGACGCAGGACGAAAGAGAAGTGGCGCGCGACTTCACTTACATCGACGACGTCGTCAAGGGCTGCCTCGGCGCTCTAGACACGGCGGAGAAGAGCACCGGCGGCGGCGGGAAGAAGCACGGCGCCGCGCAGCTCAGGGTTTACAATCTCGGCAACACCTCGCCGGTGCCGGTGGGGAAACTCGTTTCCGTGTTGGAGACGTTGCTCAGGGTGAAGGCGAAGAAGCACGTGATCAAAATGCCGCGAAACGGCGACGTTCCATTCACGCATGCTAACGTGAGCCTGGCGTGGAGGGACTTCGGGTACAAGCCCACCACTGATCTCGCCACTGGTCTCAGAAAGTTCGTGCAGTGGTACGTTGGGTATTACGGGGTTCGCTTAGGggtagaaaaggaaaagatttCGCTTGATTGA